One genomic window of bacterium includes the following:
- a CDS encoding type II toxin-antitoxin system RelE/ParE family toxin, with product MQLKVYFFRQESGKEPVRDWLRSLSTEDRKLIGADIKTVQWGWPLGMPLVR from the coding sequence ATGCAGCTGAAGGTTTACTTCTTCAGGCAGGAAAGCGGAAAGGAACCTGTCCGAGACTGGCTGAGAAGCCTGTCCACCGAGGACAGGAAACTCATCGGCGCGGATATAAAAACCGTCCAGTGGGGCTGGCCCCTGGGGATGCCCCTGGTACGCA